One part of the Sporocytophaga myxococcoides DSM 11118 genome encodes these proteins:
- the mraZ gene encoding division/cell wall cluster transcriptional repressor MraZ translates to MSYFSSEYDCKMDAKGRLVLPARIKANLPEASENSIVITRGFEPCLVVYPMNEWKKVFSKVSGLNEFNEEYRNFQRNFFRGNSEVELDNNGRFLIPKPLLRHAQIDKDVIVVGLGNRIELWNPDLYEKFLIKDQQEFAKLAEKYLGNEPDQADKK, encoded by the coding sequence ATGTCCTATTTCTCGAGTGAGTATGACTGTAAGATGGACGCCAAAGGACGCCTTGTCCTTCCGGCACGCATAAAAGCCAATCTGCCAGAGGCTTCAGAGAATAGTATTGTCATTACCCGAGGATTTGAACCTTGTCTTGTTGTTTACCCGATGAATGAATGGAAAAAAGTATTCTCAAAAGTATCGGGACTCAATGAGTTCAATGAAGAGTACAGGAATTTCCAAAGAAATTTTTTTAGAGGAAACTCGGAAGTGGAGCTGGATAACAATGGGAGGTTTCTGATTCCAAAGCCCTTGCTGCGACATGCCCAGATAGACAAAGACGTGATAGTCGTTGGTTTGGGAAACAGGATCGAACTATGGAATCCTGATTTGTATGAAAAATTCCTGATTAAAGATCAACAGGAGTTTGCAAAGCTTGCAGAAAAATACCTGGGCAATGAGCCAGATCAGGCAGACAAAAAATAA
- a CDS encoding glycosyltransferase produces MKISVVIPVFNESKNIVETISTINSFFKAEELEIIIVDDGSSDNSVELIIECGYNNVEVIKLGINQGKGMAVKTGMLAAKGDLILLTDADLSVPIIEFIKLKQFLSPETPIIIGSRGLNESNVNNSFIKVILGKIGNLFIQILVPGIHDSQCGFKLFLNKPAKRLFSRQKLKGFGFDFEILFLARKLNLGIKELPITWKSADRKSSVKFYHYFLTLAELFKVMYNALTGQYNLSIKSDPETAQSEILPTNSHLIDS; encoded by the coding sequence ATGAAGATTTCTGTAGTTATTCCTGTTTTCAACGAATCCAAAAATATTGTAGAAACGATTTCTACAATTAATTCTTTTTTCAAGGCAGAAGAATTGGAGATAATTATTGTTGATGATGGAAGTTCAGATAATTCAGTTGAGCTTATTATTGAATGTGGTTATAATAACGTTGAGGTAATAAAATTAGGAATAAATCAAGGAAAGGGCATGGCTGTTAAAACCGGCATGCTGGCTGCTAAAGGGGATTTAATACTTTTGACAGATGCCGATCTTTCTGTTCCTATAATTGAGTTTATTAAATTAAAACAATTTTTATCTCCTGAAACGCCTATTATAATTGGGTCACGTGGTCTTAATGAATCGAATGTTAACAATTCATTTATTAAAGTTATACTTGGAAAAATTGGAAATCTGTTTATCCAAATCTTGGTGCCCGGAATACATGACAGTCAATGCGGTTTTAAATTATTTTTAAATAAACCTGCTAAAAGGCTTTTCAGCAGGCAAAAGCTTAAAGGGTTTGGGTTTGACTTTGAAATTTTATTCCTGGCTAGAAAATTAAATCTAGGAATAAAAGAATTACCTATTACCTGGAAGAGTGCAGATAGAAAAAGTAGCGTTAAGTTTTATCATTACTTTTTGACACTAGCAGAGCTTTTTAAAGTGATGTACAATGCCTTGACAGGCCAATATAATCTTTCAATAAAGTCTGATCCTGAAACAGCACAAAGTGAAATTCTACCAACAAACTCTCATCTTATAGACTCTTAA
- a CDS encoding class I SAM-dependent methyltransferase, with protein sequence MGINFFISYFYRMDLKELNSGIDQNQHWYYQTKKKPLLTFVEKIVNKEKGMNILDIGSGSGFFSNEIAEHFGNRVEDVIQCDIGYSEEDIQACIGSRIKRIVNLPERISNTIVILMDVLEHIENDETFFKEIVSRCEGCNNYFFITVPAFENIWSGHDVYLGHYRRYTVESLSKLVADQEVFGVHYIFGSLYPAAFLKRKLTKNSGEAESDMKPLFPLANNFLIKYFSLENSLFSNNKLFGLTCVAKGRLKK encoded by the coding sequence ATGGGAATAAATTTTTTTATAAGCTATTTTTATAGAATGGACCTAAAAGAACTCAATTCCGGAATCGATCAAAATCAGCATTGGTATTATCAAACTAAGAAAAAGCCCCTCCTAACTTTCGTGGAAAAGATTGTTAATAAAGAGAAGGGGATGAATATTCTTGATATAGGTTCCGGTTCCGGTTTTTTCTCAAATGAAATTGCCGAACATTTTGGGAATAGAGTTGAAGATGTGATTCAGTGTGATATTGGGTATTCAGAGGAAGATATTCAAGCATGTATTGGTTCTAGGATTAAACGGATAGTTAATCTACCTGAACGTATTTCAAATACAATAGTCATCTTGATGGATGTTTTGGAACACATTGAAAATGATGAAACGTTTTTTAAGGAAATAGTTAGCAGATGTGAGGGATGTAATAACTATTTTTTTATTACAGTTCCTGCATTTGAAAATATATGGTCTGGTCATGATGTTTATCTTGGACATTATCGCAGATATACTGTTGAAAGCTTGAGTAAATTAGTGGCGGATCAGGAAGTCTTTGGAGTACATTATATTTTTGGAAGTCTTTATCCTGCAGCTTTTTTGAAGAGGAAATTAACCAAAAATTCAGGAGAGGCTGAAAGTGATATGAAGCCCTTATTTCCATTAGCCAATAATTTTTTGATTAAATACTTTTCTCTGGAAAATTCTCTTTTTTCCAATAATAAACTATTTGGTTTGACCTGTGTTGCAAAGGGCAGATTGAAAAAATAA
- a CDS encoding DUF6311 domain-containing protein, with translation MLSFNFIHKKSFYIFLSAITGFLVFSFYFDLTIADPTNITWIYREGGDLGIHYLGSYYFRLDDWHFPLTKTVLINAPEGNSIIFSDSNPLLSLIAKLLKFIFPPEFQLIGMWYLICWILQSIFGYLLIFKLTKNNIYALISGLLFCLLPTQVFRINHENLVTFWLILWTLYVYVDNEMPSKKKQILFFTIFAISSLIHAYITFMAIFISATWYIKKLIPLFREDDKKNLLQFLKVSAILSVSFLIFLWTMGYFYNNPQNTGLLGFGTYAMNLNAPFNPISTNYSTFIKPLPVLEGHYEGFQYWGMGIIILFFFIAILFTKKYFNDYKSHLGLFFALVLAFIFFSHQDEISAYERFLPIAFILLYGIISYSIYKENEVSLLWLIIPASFCYILALSNKITLGNVILFEFKLSGDEFYAGFYRTLRSSGRFFWVTTHILLLAALVLTYKTLSSKVRYLVICVVIIIQFLDLSKLSYRFDSNNFSYQFPLNDNLQKMIKASRKVNLLFCYDTKIIEFAMKNRVHPNYFYTAHDAGILTDKRLKQEYDDFKENKINDDDLYIFPQSELGLNLPVDLNVETYQNFLFIPPKNFKSDHTKLMIVKRQYDKIQTIIDQIKSKQLVLISAKDEATNAISAQFRNDFDNAFGANLRNLGFRQSYIAVFQNGKLVHESIGANNLVEYWGQFYGLNFYVKSTGALQGTDSFIKINNIEFSANNRGLNVVSLEEASPDKFIFNSFNFDTYEKAYQ, from the coding sequence ATGCTATCATTCAATTTTATTCACAAAAAAAGCTTTTACATCTTCCTCTCTGCAATCACAGGTTTTTTAGTTTTCAGCTTTTATTTTGATCTTACTATTGCAGATCCTACCAATATAACATGGATATACAGAGAAGGTGGTGATTTAGGAATCCATTACTTAGGTAGTTATTATTTCAGGTTAGATGATTGGCATTTCCCATTGACAAAAACTGTTTTAATAAATGCACCCGAAGGAAACTCTATCATATTCAGTGATTCCAATCCTCTTCTATCTTTAATTGCCAAACTTTTAAAATTTATATTCCCGCCGGAATTTCAGTTAATAGGTATGTGGTATTTAATATGTTGGATATTGCAGAGTATATTTGGTTACCTTCTTATTTTTAAGTTAACAAAAAATAATATTTACGCCCTTATATCCGGTCTGCTTTTCTGTTTATTACCAACTCAGGTATTCAGGATAAATCATGAAAATCTTGTAACATTCTGGCTGATCTTGTGGACTCTCTATGTCTATGTAGATAACGAAATGCCAAGTAAAAAGAAACAGATATTATTCTTTACAATCTTTGCTATTTCCAGTCTTATACATGCATATATAACTTTCATGGCGATATTTATAAGTGCAACATGGTATATCAAGAAACTGATTCCGCTATTCAGAGAAGATGATAAAAAGAATCTTTTACAATTTTTAAAAGTATCGGCAATATTATCTGTCTCTTTTCTGATTTTTTTATGGACTATGGGATATTTTTATAACAACCCACAAAACACTGGACTTCTGGGATTTGGCACATATGCAATGAACCTAAACGCTCCATTCAATCCAATTAGTACAAACTATTCAACTTTTATTAAACCTCTGCCTGTACTTGAAGGCCATTATGAAGGTTTTCAATACTGGGGAATGGGAATTATAATTTTATTCTTTTTCATAGCAATCCTTTTTACCAAAAAATATTTCAACGATTATAAGAGTCATCTTGGACTCTTTTTTGCATTGGTTTTAGCCTTTATTTTCTTTTCCCATCAGGATGAAATCTCTGCTTATGAAAGGTTCTTACCAATTGCTTTTATATTGCTATATGGTATTATCAGCTATTCAATTTATAAAGAGAATGAAGTTTCTCTTTTATGGCTGATTATACCAGCATCATTCTGCTATATTTTAGCCCTTTCTAATAAAATCACTCTTGGTAATGTAATATTGTTCGAATTCAAATTATCCGGAGATGAATTTTATGCTGGCTTTTACCGCACTTTAAGATCCTCTGGCAGGTTCTTTTGGGTAACAACACATATCTTATTGCTTGCGGCTCTGGTATTGACATATAAAACCCTTTCTTCAAAGGTTAGATATCTGGTTATCTGCGTAGTCATTATCATTCAGTTCCTCGATCTTTCCAAACTTAGCTATAGATTCGACAGTAATAATTTCTCATACCAGTTCCCATTGAATGATAACCTTCAAAAGATGATCAAGGCTTCACGAAAAGTAAATTTGTTATTTTGCTATGATACCAAAATTATTGAATTTGCAATGAAGAATCGCGTTCATCCCAACTACTTCTATACTGCCCATGATGCTGGAATCTTAACTGATAAAAGACTTAAACAGGAGTATGATGATTTTAAAGAAAACAAGATCAACGATGATGATCTATACATATTTCCTCAAAGTGAACTTGGACTAAATCTACCTGTAGATCTTAACGTCGAAACTTATCAGAATTTTTTATTTATCCCTCCTAAAAACTTCAAATCTGATCATACAAAATTAATGATCGTTAAGAGGCAATATGACAAAATCCAAACTATTATAGATCAGATAAAGTCTAAACAACTTGTACTTATTTCTGCTAAGGATGAAGCTACAAATGCCATTTCTGCGCAATTTAGAAATGACTTTGATAATGCTTTTGGAGCGAATCTTAGAAATCTTGGATTCAGACAGTCCTATATAGCTGTTTTTCAAAATGGAAAACTAGTTCATGAATCCATAGGAGCAAACAATTTAGTTGAATATTGGGGACAGTTTTATGGACTTAATTTCTACGTTAAAAGTACAGGTGCTCTTCAGGGAACGGATTCTTTTATAAAAATCAATAACATTGAATTTTCAGCAAATAACAGAGGATTAAACGTTGTTTCTCTTGAAGAAGCTTCACCTGATAAATTCATTTTCAATTCCTTTAATTTTGACACTTACGAAAAGGCTTATCAATAA
- a CDS encoding alpha/beta hydrolase — protein MKKIARILLITFIVFFIFTNFVAIFHSYKFTHFSSEKLAKPKKPEDLTSAEKLKIMILGVKMPKPLNETEPHQKFQTIVLQSNKKIECWSIKNQQSKGTVILFHGYGGKKSSLMDKAEVFIDLGYNVFMVDFMGSGGSEGLQTTIGYKEAENVKTAYDYIKEKGEKDIFLFGTSMGAVAIMKALDKYPLEPKGIILECPFATMFEATSARFKAVGAPVFPMAGLVVFWGGLTNGFWAFDHNPVDYAKKIKCKTLLLYGEQDKRVSREEIDAIYSNLNCSKELKTYPLAGHVNYLLKYKTEWTRDISTFLDQTNKSIYPNH, from the coding sequence ATGAAAAAAATAGCCCGAATACTCCTCATTACATTCATTGTATTTTTCATTTTCACTAATTTTGTCGCCATTTTTCACAGCTATAAGTTTACGCACTTTTCTTCAGAAAAACTTGCCAAGCCCAAAAAGCCTGAAGACCTCACCTCCGCCGAAAAACTTAAGATAATGATACTTGGGGTAAAGATGCCCAAACCTTTGAATGAGACAGAACCTCATCAAAAATTTCAAACTATAGTACTTCAAAGCAATAAGAAAATCGAATGCTGGAGCATCAAGAATCAGCAGTCCAAAGGTACTGTGATTCTTTTCCATGGATACGGAGGCAAAAAGTCTTCTCTAATGGATAAAGCAGAGGTTTTTATTGATCTGGGTTATAATGTTTTTATGGTTGATTTTATGGGTTCAGGAGGCTCAGAAGGACTGCAAACCACTATTGGATATAAAGAAGCTGAAAATGTAAAAACAGCATATGATTATATAAAAGAAAAAGGTGAAAAGGATATTTTCCTTTTTGGAACTTCGATGGGAGCTGTTGCAATCATGAAAGCGCTTGATAAATATCCACTAGAGCCTAAAGGAATTATTTTAGAATGCCCCTTTGCAACGATGTTTGAAGCTACCAGTGCAAGATTTAAAGCCGTCGGAGCACCTGTCTTTCCAATGGCTGGCCTGGTTGTCTTCTGGGGCGGACTTACAAATGGTTTCTGGGCATTTGATCATAATCCTGTTGATTATGCAAAAAAAATTAAATGCAAGACACTATTACTATATGGGGAGCAAGATAAAAGAGTTAGCAGGGAAGAAATCGATGCCATATATTCCAATCTGAATTGCTCAAAAGAACTAAAAACTTATCCTTTAGCGGGCCATGTAAACTACCTTTTAAAATATAAAACAGAGTGGACCAGAGATATTAGTACATTTCTCGATCAAACTAATAAATCCATTTATCCTAATCATTAG
- a CDS encoding DUF2750 domain-containing protein gives MAQDQATIDQNHKKFIQQVVETELVWGLETEDGFATSSSMEYEDADVIAFWSDEASAAACAGEDWAEYSPASISLSEFLENWCIGMQEDGLLAGTNWDTDLTGTELEPLDLALEILDELKAKGKKIQLQGFASQEIFAEELKKAWEETEGE, from the coding sequence ATGGCACAGGATCAGGCTACAATTGACCAAAATCACAAAAAATTTATTCAACAGGTTGTTGAAACAGAACTGGTATGGGGACTTGAAACAGAAGACGGATTTGCGACTTCATCTTCCATGGAATATGAAGATGCAGATGTTATTGCATTCTGGTCAGATGAAGCCTCTGCTGCAGCCTGCGCAGGTGAAGACTGGGCTGAATATTCGCCAGCTTCTATTTCTTTGAGCGAGTTTCTTGAAAACTGGTGCATAGGTATGCAAGAGGATGGCTTGCTCGCAGGTACAAATTGGGATACAGACCTCACAGGGACAGAGCTTGAACCACTTGATCTAGCTCTTGAAATTCTGGATGAATTAAAAGCAAAAGGCAAAAAAATTCAACTACAAGGATTTGCCTCTCAGGAAATATTTGCTGAAGAACTGAAAAAGGCCTGGGAAGAAACCGAAGGCGAATAG
- a CDS encoding glutamine synthetase family protein: protein MNHSQIIDFIENNSIQKIKFAFTDIDGVLRGKIIHRDKFLKGLKENIGFCDVVFGWDSGDACYDNVKLTGWHSGYPDAPCAIDLSTFRKIPWENDLPFFIADFGCKPLAACPRSLLKSIEKQCLDMGFHAEFAQEFEWFNFRETPQTLKEKEFTKLNPLTPGMFGYSVLRPSYETTYYHNLFDLLLKFDVPLEGLHTETGPGVYEAALLRDSVLKAADKASLFKTGVKEIAYKNGIMATFMAKWNEELPGCSGHIHQSLWSLDKSENLFFDPVKENKMSDLFKHYLAGQLYCLPYILPMYAPTINSYKRLVEGAWAPTTITWGIDNRTTALRVLNSSKDLTRLETRVPGSDSNPYLAMAAALASGLYGIKHQLRLEILPTKGNGYKNIENGKLPSNLIEASLAMKNSPVAAELFGGEFVEHYVSTREWEWRQFSKHVTDWELKRYFEII from the coding sequence ATGAATCATAGTCAAATCATTGATTTCATAGAAAATAATTCTATTCAGAAAATTAAATTTGCTTTTACTGATATAGATGGTGTGCTTCGGGGGAAAATCATCCATCGTGACAAATTCCTGAAAGGTTTGAAGGAAAATATAGGCTTCTGTGATGTGGTGTTTGGCTGGGACAGTGGGGATGCTTGTTATGATAATGTAAAACTTACAGGATGGCATTCAGGATACCCCGATGCTCCTTGCGCCATAGATCTTTCAACTTTCAGAAAAATCCCCTGGGAAAACGATCTCCCATTCTTTATTGCAGATTTTGGTTGCAAGCCCTTAGCTGCATGCCCGAGAAGCTTATTAAAGTCAATAGAGAAACAATGTCTTGATATGGGCTTTCATGCTGAATTTGCTCAGGAATTTGAATGGTTCAATTTTAGGGAAACTCCACAAACACTGAAAGAAAAAGAGTTCACGAAACTGAATCCTCTAACTCCTGGCATGTTTGGATATTCTGTTTTAAGGCCCTCTTATGAAACTACTTACTATCACAATCTCTTTGATTTATTATTAAAATTTGATGTGCCTCTTGAAGGGCTTCATACCGAAACCGGTCCAGGAGTTTACGAGGCTGCCTTGTTACGAGACAGCGTTTTAAAAGCAGCAGATAAAGCTTCATTATTTAAAACAGGGGTAAAAGAAATTGCTTACAAAAATGGTATCATGGCTACCTTTATGGCCAAATGGAATGAAGAACTACCAGGATGTAGCGGGCATATTCACCAAAGCCTATGGAGCCTGGACAAATCCGAGAACCTTTTCTTTGACCCAGTAAAAGAAAATAAAATGAGCGATCTTTTTAAACATTACCTGGCTGGCCAGCTATACTGTCTTCCATATATTCTGCCAATGTATGCGCCAACTATTAACAGCTACAAAAGATTGGTTGAAGGCGCCTGGGCTCCTACCACCATTACTTGGGGAATTGATAATAGAACCACTGCCCTTCGTGTATTAAATAGTTCAAAAGACCTGACAAGACTGGAAACCAGAGTTCCAGGCTCTGACAGCAATCCATATCTGGCAATGGCGGCAGCCCTCGCTTCAGGATTGTATGGAATAAAACATCAACTAAGACTTGAAATCTTGCCAACTAAGGGAAATGGGTATAAAAATATTGAGAACGGTAAGTTGCCTTCCAACCTCATAGAAGCTAGTCTGGCAATGAAAAACAGTCCGGTTGCAGCGGAATTATTCGGTGGTGAGTTTGTGGAGCACTATGTTAGCACTCGTGAATGGGAATGGAGACAGTTCTCTAAACACGTTACAGATTGGGAATTAAAAAGATACTTTGAAATCATTTAA
- a CDS encoding TIGR01459 family HAD-type hydrolase, which yields MQLQNFKSIVSKYKVIFFDAFGVLKNYKGLIPGIEHTFNYLQEHNKDYFILTNDASRSPAQLAESYHKLGLFAITPDRIISSGMLAKEYLDLKVNHGTVAYLGTENSAHYIERSGLKTLPISQLELDNISEVNALVLLDDEGFDWNKDLNKTINLLRNRNIPVIVANTDTTYPVSQSQVAIAIGGVAELIENVVGKKFIRFGKPDSQLFNFAFEHACANCIVDKNDILMVGDTLHTDIMGGNKFGFDTALMLTGITQPDMAEQYIRSTGIIPTYICESAIIK from the coding sequence GTGCAGTTACAAAATTTCAAATCCATCGTTTCAAAATACAAAGTTATATTTTTTGATGCATTTGGAGTTTTGAAAAATTATAAGGGCTTGATACCTGGTATAGAACATACTTTTAATTATCTACAGGAGCACAATAAAGACTATTTTATTCTTACCAATGATGCTTCCAGAAGTCCTGCACAGCTTGCGGAATCTTACCACAAGCTTGGCCTTTTTGCCATCACTCCAGATAGAATAATTTCATCCGGAATGCTGGCTAAAGAATATCTTGATCTGAAAGTCAACCATGGTACTGTAGCCTATCTTGGGACTGAAAACTCCGCTCACTATATAGAAAGATCAGGACTAAAAACCTTACCAATCAGTCAGCTTGAGCTTGACAATATTTCAGAAGTCAATGCTCTTGTATTGCTTGATGATGAAGGATTTGACTGGAATAAGGATTTAAATAAAACTATAAACCTGCTTAGAAACAGGAATATACCTGTAATAGTAGCCAACACTGATACTACTTATCCAGTTTCACAATCACAGGTTGCTATTGCTATCGGTGGGGTTGCGGAATTAATTGAAAATGTTGTCGGAAAGAAATTTATAAGATTTGGTAAACCTGACTCACAGCTTTTTAACTTCGCATTTGAACATGCTTGTGCCAACTGCATTGTAGATAAAAATGATATATTGATGGTTGGTGATACCCTTCATACTGATATAATGGGTGGAAACAAATTTGGTTTCGATACTGCATTAATGCTCACGGGTATAACGCAGCCAGACATGGCAGAACAATATATCAGAAGTACTGGCATTATCCCAACATATATTTGCGAATCCGCCATTATCAAATAA
- the dnaA gene encoding chromosomal replication initiator protein DnaA, which produces MLIVKDCKAVWNNCLRIIKESVGEQSFKTWFEPIVPVMLQNDVLTIQVPSQFFYEWLEEHYVQVLRRAIDTELGADGRLEYSLMMEKESEQSKTFVNQVQGKPNGNAKFVNYNAPQTVKSPFDLKGLDKFSFSSQLNVNYTFDTFIEGDCNRLARSAGYAVANKPGVTSFNPLMIYGGVGLGKTHLVQAIGNRIKQNSPDKFVLYVSSEKFTNQFLDAIKNNNTQEFANFYLQVDVLVIDDVQFLSGKEKTQEIFFHIFNHLHQSGKQIIMTSDCPPKDLKGLQERLLSRFKWGLTADLQQPDFETRIAIIRKKMQSEGVEISDSVVEYLAYSIDTNVRELEGVLISLIAQSSLTQKEIDLELAKQTLQSIVQNIESEVGIDYIQKFVAEFFNVTVDSLKAKTRKREIVIARQVAMYFAKEYTNLSLKSIGFHFGNRDHSTVIHALTSVNDLMDTDRKFNATMQELIKKLKLKAA; this is translated from the coding sequence ATGCTAATTGTAAAAGACTGTAAAGCAGTGTGGAACAACTGTCTCCGTATCATTAAGGAGAGTGTAGGCGAGCAAAGTTTCAAAACTTGGTTCGAACCTATAGTCCCAGTAATGTTGCAGAATGACGTTTTGACGATTCAGGTTCCTAGCCAGTTTTTTTATGAATGGCTTGAAGAGCATTATGTTCAGGTTTTAAGGAGAGCGATAGACACTGAATTGGGCGCTGACGGAAGATTGGAATACTCTCTGATGATGGAAAAAGAATCAGAGCAATCCAAAACTTTTGTGAACCAAGTTCAGGGAAAACCGAATGGTAATGCAAAATTTGTAAATTATAACGCTCCTCAGACTGTTAAGAGTCCGTTTGATTTAAAAGGGCTGGATAAATTTTCTTTCAGCTCGCAGTTAAATGTAAACTATACTTTTGACACGTTCATTGAAGGAGATTGTAACAGACTTGCGCGTTCGGCCGGTTATGCTGTCGCTAACAAACCGGGAGTAACATCTTTCAACCCATTGATGATTTATGGAGGTGTAGGTTTAGGTAAAACCCACCTTGTTCAGGCAATAGGAAACAGAATTAAACAAAACAGTCCTGACAAATTTGTTCTTTATGTGTCATCGGAAAAATTTACGAATCAATTCCTTGATGCAATTAAAAACAACAATACCCAGGAGTTTGCAAATTTCTATCTTCAGGTAGATGTACTAGTTATAGACGATGTACAATTCCTGTCTGGTAAAGAAAAAACTCAGGAGATATTCTTCCATATCTTTAATCACCTGCACCAATCAGGTAAACAAATCATAATGACGAGCGACTGCCCGCCAAAAGATTTGAAAGGATTACAGGAAAGATTATTATCCAGATTCAAATGGGGTTTGACTGCAGATTTGCAGCAACCAGATTTTGAAACAAGAATTGCGATCATTCGCAAAAAAATGCAGTCAGAAGGTGTAGAAATCTCTGACAGTGTTGTTGAATATCTTGCTTATAGCATAGATACCAACGTAAGAGAGTTAGAAGGTGTATTAATCTCTTTGATTGCACAATCTTCATTAACTCAGAAAGAAATTGATCTTGAACTTGCAAAGCAGACATTGCAGAGCATTGTTCAAAACATAGAATCGGAAGTGGGTATAGATTATATCCAGAAGTTTGTTGCCGAATTCTTCAACGTGACTGTTGATTCTCTTAAAGCTAAAACAAGAAAGAGAGAGATCGTGATTGCAAGACAGGTTGCTATGTATTTTGCAAAAGAATACACTAACCTTTCTTTGAAATCAATTGGTTTCCATTTTGGGAACAGAGACCACAGTACCGTAATACATGCTTTAACTTCAGTAAACGACTTAATGGACACTGACAGAAAGTTCAATGCAACCATGCAGGAGTTGATTAAAAAATTGAAGCTAAAAGCTGCTTAA
- a CDS encoding methylmalonyl-CoA mutase family protein translates to MEHSSTPNTPFENTDKELWFSKIKEELKLQKLDSLAWNVGQKINIEPFYTKADLSRINVSYFDKNFGKWKAVYKINFSDLNSLKKEIEKSKKFNADHIEILIRNSQNFSLTSVKDLLKDFSYTIEIFEADKNDILGNIAPGSFLNLNSDTYLKEKDDFINNVSTVLSKKGSTSSILGIYESNEDPGTELAYAIAKAVEYFDLLTENGISPEIVLSNIHFHTSIGENFIIEIAKLRAFRSLWDKLKALLLPGNSIYTTFHSELIPLTSAVKNENDEMIIDTIQFMAAILGNSDFIKINSRTSSPYPLAEEFYQRVRLNIAHILREESFMDKVMDPLAGSYLIETITSKISEVAWEKFKAIEEAGGYSEAKRKKAVN, encoded by the coding sequence GTGGAACATTCATCAACTCCAAATACCCCTTTCGAAAACACAGATAAAGAACTGTGGTTCAGCAAAATAAAAGAAGAATTAAAGCTTCAAAAACTTGATTCTTTGGCGTGGAACGTAGGGCAAAAAATAAATATAGAACCATTTTATACCAAAGCAGATTTAAGCCGTATAAACGTGTCATATTTTGACAAAAATTTTGGCAAATGGAAAGCTGTCTATAAAATCAATTTTTCGGACTTAAATTCACTAAAAAAAGAAATTGAAAAATCAAAAAAATTCAATGCAGATCATATAGAAATTTTAATCAGAAATAGTCAAAATTTTAGTTTGACTTCTGTGAAAGATTTACTAAAAGACTTTTCATATACCATTGAAATTTTTGAGGCCGATAAAAATGATATTTTGGGAAATATCGCACCTGGTAGTTTTTTAAATCTCAATTCCGACACTTATTTAAAAGAAAAGGATGATTTCATTAATAATGTGTCAACAGTTCTATCTAAAAAAGGCTCAACCAGTTCAATTTTAGGAATATACGAATCAAATGAGGATCCTGGGACTGAATTGGCTTATGCAATAGCCAAAGCTGTTGAATATTTCGATCTTCTTACTGAAAATGGAATCTCCCCAGAAATCGTTTTATCAAATATTCATTTTCATACATCCATTGGCGAAAACTTTATAATAGAAATTGCTAAACTAAGAGCTTTCCGATCACTTTGGGACAAGTTAAAAGCACTTCTTCTTCCTGGAAATTCAATTTATACAACCTTTCATTCAGAACTGATTCCTTTAACGTCGGCTGTTAAAAATGAAAATGATGAAATGATTATCGATACTATTCAGTTTATGGCGGCAATTTTGGGTAATTCTGATTTTATTAAAATAAATAGCAGGACATCGTCTCCCTATCCTTTAGCAGAGGAGTTCTATCAAAGAGTGCGCTTAAACATTGCACATATATTAAGAGAAGAATCTTTTATGGATAAAGTAATGGATCCTTTAGCTGGTTCTTATTTAATAGAAACCATTACTTCAAAAATCAGTGAAGTAGCTTGGGAAAAATTTAAAGCTATTGAAGAAGCAGGCGGTTATTCAGAGGCGAAACGTAAGAAGGCAGTCAATTAA